Proteins from a genomic interval of Neisseria arctica:
- the lptE gene encoding LPS assembly lipoprotein LptE codes for MNKILMLAVAFMLSACGFHLKGHIGMPSTLPYQTWYVDGGALQQVLETALHRADGKPVAAPDAQAEIRIVNVDMRKDIYTITQAAAINEYLLALRVVAEVSRNGEKLGEPIEVVIQRPMEYADSEVLGKQEEEATIWAEMRTDAAEQIIRRLTFLKAD; via the coding sequence ATGAATAAAATTCTGATGCTTGCTGTAGCCTTTATGCTTTCTGCCTGCGGATTTCATCTAAAAGGCCATATTGGTATGCCTTCGACTTTACCTTACCAAACTTGGTATGTAGACGGCGGTGCATTACAGCAAGTTTTGGAAACGGCGTTGCATCGCGCAGACGGCAAACCTGTTGCAGCTCCTGATGCACAAGCAGAGATTAGAATTGTGAATGTAGATATGCGTAAGGATATCTATACAATCACGCAAGCGGCTGCAATCAATGAATATTTGCTAGCCCTACGGGTTGTGGCAGAAGTAAGCCGTAACGGTGAGAAATTGGGTGAACCGATCGAAGTGGTTATCCAACGCCCTATGGAATATGCCGATAGTGAAGTACTCGGTAAACAAGAAGAAGAGGCGACTATCTGGGCTGAGATGCGTACTGATGCCGCCGAGCAAATTATACGCCGATTGACTTTTTTGAAAGCTGACTGA
- the plsY gene encoding glycerol-3-phosphate 1-O-acyltransferase PlsY yields MLLNLFVILAAYLIGSLSFAVIVSKFYGMDDPRTYGSGNPGATNVLRSGKKKAAALTLLGDALKGLLAVLAARWLQDSLELSDTTIAAVAVAALIGHMWPIFFGFKGGKGVATALGVLLALSWPSALVCALIWLVMAFGFKVSSLAALVATVASPIAAYFLMPAGSWVIATVIIALLVLYRHKSNIQNLLQGKESKIGDKAKKE; encoded by the coding sequence ATGCTGCTAAATTTATTTGTAATTCTGGCCGCCTACCTGATCGGTTCACTCTCTTTCGCGGTGATCGTTTCCAAATTCTACGGCATGGACGACCCCCGCACCTATGGCTCCGGCAATCCCGGAGCTACCAACGTCTTGCGCAGCGGTAAGAAAAAAGCAGCCGCACTCACTTTACTGGGAGACGCACTCAAAGGCCTACTCGCCGTATTAGCTGCCCGTTGGCTGCAAGATTCGCTGGAATTAAGCGATACCACTATTGCTGCCGTTGCCGTTGCCGCATTGATCGGACATATGTGGCCGATATTTTTTGGTTTTAAAGGTGGCAAAGGTGTTGCTACCGCCTTAGGCGTTTTACTTGCCCTTTCATGGCCGAGCGCTCTGGTTTGCGCACTTATTTGGCTGGTAATGGCTTTTGGCTTTAAAGTATCCTCACTCGCAGCCTTGGTGGCCACTGTTGCAAGTCCTATTGCCGCCTACTTTCTGATGCCGGCCGGTTCGTGGGTTATCGCTACAGTTATTATTGCCTTGTTAGTGTTGTACCGCCATAAAAGCAATATCCAAAATCTGTTGCAAGGCAAAGAAAGTAAAATTGGCGACAAAGCCAAAAAGGAATAA
- the folB gene encoding dihydroneopterin aldolase, giving the protein MDKIFLYGMKADTLIGVYDWEREQLQTLSIDLEIGVPEKTAHSDHIDDTVHYGDVCNAVRKSLREQRFLLLEALAEHIAELVLQDFGALSVRVRVIKPGILADVREVGVEIERTASEDNG; this is encoded by the coding sequence ATGGATAAAATTTTCTTATACGGTATGAAGGCAGATACCCTTATCGGTGTTTACGATTGGGAGCGCGAGCAGCTGCAAACATTATCGATTGATTTGGAAATCGGCGTGCCGGAAAAAACGGCGCATTCAGACCATATTGATGATACGGTTCATTATGGTGATGTATGTAATGCTGTCCGCAAGAGTTTGAGAGAGCAACGTTTTTTATTGCTGGAAGCTTTGGCGGAGCACATTGCCGAGTTGGTTTTACAAGATTTTGGCGCATTGAGTGTGCGTGTGCGTGTGATAAAGCCGGGAATTCTAGCCGATGTGCGCGAAGTAGGAGTGGAGATAGAGCGGACAGCTTCTGAAGATAACGGATAG
- the argB gene encoding acetylglutamate kinase produces the protein MSEGEHISPSAKAAILSEALPYIRRFSGCTIVIKYGGNAMTEEHLKEGFAKDVTLLKLVGINPVIVHGGGPQINNMLQRVGKEGEFVQGMRVTDPETMEIVEMVLGGHVNKEIVSLLNKHGAKAVGITGRDNHFIKAKKLFINTPERNGVDIGQVGIVESIDTSLIKGMVERGYIPVVAPIGVGRQGEAFNINADLVAGKLAEELNAEKLVMMTNITGVMDKEGNLLTNLTPKRIDDLVADGTLYGGMLPKISSAIEAATNGVKAVHIIDGRELNALLLEIFTDKGVGSMILGQDE, from the coding sequence ATGAGCGAAGGCGAGCATATTTCACCAAGTGCCAAGGCTGCAATTCTTTCAGAAGCCCTACCATATATCCGTCGTTTTTCAGGCTGTACCATTGTGATTAAATATGGCGGTAATGCGATGACAGAGGAGCACTTGAAAGAAGGATTTGCAAAAGATGTTACCCTGCTTAAGCTTGTCGGTATCAATCCGGTAATCGTGCACGGAGGCGGGCCGCAGATTAATAATATGTTGCAGCGGGTGGGCAAGGAAGGGGAGTTTGTCCAAGGTATGCGGGTAACTGATCCGGAAACAATGGAGATTGTCGAAATGGTGCTGGGCGGCCATGTGAATAAAGAAATCGTTTCACTTCTGAATAAGCATGGTGCGAAAGCGGTCGGTATCACCGGGCGCGATAATCATTTTATCAAAGCGAAAAAGCTATTTATCAATACGCCGGAACGAAACGGTGTTGATATTGGCCAAGTGGGGATTGTCGAGAGTATTGATACCTCTTTGATCAAGGGAATGGTAGAGCGCGGATATATTCCGGTAGTGGCTCCGATTGGTGTAGGCAGGCAAGGTGAGGCTTTCAATATTAATGCCGACTTAGTTGCCGGAAAATTGGCCGAAGAACTCAATGCTGAAAAATTAGTGATGATGACTAACATTACTGGTGTCATGGATAAAGAAGGTAATCTGCTTACCAATCTGACTCCGAAACGTATTGATGATTTAGTTGCCGATGGTACGCTTTACGGCGGAATGCTGCCGAAAATCAGTTCTGCGATTGAGGCGGCGACCAATGGTGTGAAAGCCGTACATATCATTGATGGGCGGGAGTTGAACGCTTTGTTGCTGGAAATTTTCACCGATAAAGGTGTAGGTTCGATGATTTTAGGGCAAGACGAATAA
- the holA gene encoding DNA polymerase III subunit delta, producing the protein MSVMDIGQLNSSLPLRPLYVIHGEEDLLRIEALDTLRLAAKQQGYLNREVYTADSANFDWNELLQSAGSVGLFADLKLLEIHIPNGKPGKNGGDALQTLAENLPEDTTVIVVLPKLERVQTQAKWFGALAQHGVVLEAKAVNGAALAPWIRGRLQQQNLEIEADALALFAERVEGNLLAAKQEIDKLALLHPPGHLVNMADAEAAVANVARFDVFQLAGAWMSGDTARVSRLLEGLEADGEEPVLLLWAVVEDIRSLIRLTAALKQGQSVQSVRNSLRLWGDKQTLAPMAVKRINIGRLLAALQDCAKIDRIIKGAEEGNAWAEFKNLVSGLAA; encoded by the coding sequence ATGTCGGTGATGGATATCGGCCAACTTAATTCCTCTTTACCGCTTAGGCCTTTGTATGTGATACACGGTGAAGAGGATTTACTGCGTATAGAGGCTTTGGATACCTTACGCTTGGCGGCTAAGCAGCAAGGCTATTTAAACCGTGAGGTATATACTGCTGATTCTGCAAATTTCGATTGGAACGAATTACTTCAATCGGCAGGTAGTGTCGGATTGTTTGCCGATTTGAAATTATTGGAAATCCATATTCCCAATGGCAAGCCGGGAAAAAACGGCGGTGATGCTTTACAGACATTAGCCGAAAATCTTCCTGAAGATACAACAGTGATTGTGGTTCTGCCAAAATTAGAGCGTGTACAAACACAAGCCAAATGGTTTGGGGCTTTAGCACAACACGGAGTGGTTTTAGAGGCTAAAGCCGTCAACGGAGCTGCGCTGGCACCTTGGATTCGCGGGCGTTTACAGCAGCAGAATTTAGAAATAGAAGCGGATGCTTTGGCCTTGTTTGCAGAGCGGGTAGAGGGTAATTTGCTGGCCGCGAAGCAGGAAATAGACAAACTGGCTTTATTGCACCCTCCCGGGCATTTGGTCAACATGGCAGATGCCGAAGCTGCGGTGGCCAATGTGGCGCGCTTTGATGTATTTCAATTGGCCGGCGCATGGATGAGTGGTGACACCGCGCGGGTTTCGCGCCTGTTAGAGGGTTTGGAAGCAGATGGTGAAGAGCCGGTTTTGCTTTTGTGGGCTGTAGTCGAGGATATCCGTAGCCTTATCCGCCTGACAGCTGCACTCAAGCAAGGCCAAAGCGTACAGTCGGTACGCAATAGCTTACGTTTGTGGGGAGACAAACAAACCCTTGCACCTATGGCAGTAAAGCGTATCAATATCGGTAGGTTGCTGGCCGCATTACAGGATTGTGCCAAAATAGACAGAATCATTAAAGGTGCGGAAGAGGGAAATGCCTGGGCTGAATTTAAAAATCTGGTTAGTGGATTGGCAGCTTAA
- a CDS encoding pirin family protein: MRNIRSIYNAPQTHWVGNGFHVSPLFSHMGEDKQTSPFLMFDYAMPMEFSPNAASPRGVGAHPHKGFETVTIAYHGEVAHRDSTGGGGVIAQGDVQWMTAGSGIIHEEFHSEAFSRQGGVFEMAQLWVNLPKAHKNTPPRYQHIPADSIPVVELDNGSGHIRIIAGEYAGRRGPADTFTEMNVWDISLSANHEITLTLPAHHNLMITVRRGTVEFNGRYRAVDTQLASFETESGDINIKALQNNAELLLLSGEPINEPIAAYGPFVMNTRDELVQAVEDFNNGKFGELK; the protein is encoded by the coding sequence ATGCGTAATATCCGTTCTATATACAATGCACCTCAAACCCATTGGGTAGGCAACGGCTTTCATGTATCCCCTTTGTTTTCACATATGGGCGAAGACAAACAAACCAGTCCTTTTTTAATGTTCGACTACGCCATGCCTATGGAATTTTCGCCGAATGCCGCCTCTCCCCGCGGTGTGGGCGCTCACCCCCATAAAGGGTTTGAAACCGTTACCATTGCTTATCATGGCGAAGTGGCGCATCGGGACAGTACCGGCGGAGGCGGCGTCATAGCCCAAGGAGACGTACAATGGATGACAGCCGGCTCCGGCATCATCCATGAAGAATTTCACTCAGAGGCATTTAGCCGCCAAGGAGGCGTATTTGAAATGGCCCAACTTTGGGTGAATCTGCCCAAAGCCCATAAAAATACGCCGCCACGCTACCAACACATTCCTGCCGACTCTATCCCGGTAGTAGAACTCGATAACGGTAGCGGCCATATCCGTATCATCGCCGGTGAATATGCCGGCCGGCGGGGTCCGGCAGATACTTTCACCGAAATGAACGTATGGGATATATCACTAAGTGCCAATCACGAAATCACCCTTACCTTGCCCGCACATCATAACCTGATGATTACCGTACGGCGTGGTACAGTGGAATTTAACGGCCGGTATCGCGCTGTCGACACCCAATTAGCCAGCTTTGAAACCGAATCCGGTGATATTAATATCAAGGCCCTGCAAAACAACGCCGAACTTCTGCTACTCAGCGGAGAACCTATTAATGAGCCAATTGCCGCTTACGGTCCTTTCGTGATGAATACCCGTGATGAATTGGTACAAGCAGTCGAAGATTTCAACAATGGAAAATTCGGTGAATTGAAATAA
- a CDS encoding membrane protein, giving the protein MDQKTKIRLAGLIILATAVLSLILVLFTNSWPIAIAIAIVVMGAATAGFFWYSKRQQRQFIERLKKFDIDPENGRVNEANLRRMYHSGGQAQKDAVTIICLSRECSVAEAHAMFKKRPTKQEQMQQMREMQKGMRQPRMRR; this is encoded by the coding sequence ATGGATCAAAAAACCAAAATCCGCTTGGCGGGATTGATTATTTTGGCTACGGCGGTATTAAGTTTGATTTTGGTATTGTTTACCAATTCATGGCCGATTGCGATTGCGATTGCGATTGTGGTAATGGGGGCGGCTACTGCCGGTTTCTTTTGGTACTCAAAACGTCAGCAACGCCAATTTATCGAGCGGTTGAAAAAATTTGATATCGATCCTGAAAACGGTCGTGTGAACGAAGCAAATCTGCGCCGTATGTATCATAGCGGTGGGCAGGCTCAAAAAGATGCTGTTACCATTATCTGTCTTTCTCGGGAATGTTCGGTTGCGGAGGCTCATGCAATGTTTAAAAAACGCCCGACAAAACAAGAACAAATGCAGCAGATGCGTGAGATGCAAAAGGGCATGCGTCAGCCCCGCATGCGTCGTTAA
- a CDS encoding site-specific recombinase, with protein sequence MKKNASAHLKNLLVDSLAQPEFADTLKHIISFLRRGKPTQANERFDILLEILQNNHEIGTCFSERLHQWLSSIHVYPALVGLGIFSRNGFGREMAMRLYERFSPSFKDLKNLKDVFLYLFRSGDDQWLQNTGLRQWLNLYTLVHEKAAPSLIESSRRQITQSRLHALEMLSIWIAAEALEPDLIRLEPKLLEVNSAFLALQHEVNDLIDHYQHNDTPYDTAHIEVMLQQSRDTVARLRRKGAGAGAGSSVKVAHLLERLSQTLDRLNLLLGIQTQTDDSKRMRLSLQLLDNLTIAAVEQHSTSLLRRRSIKMLAKSITENTSGRGENYITRNRSEYWRMLRSAAGGGVLIALMALNKMHIGNMGFGEFTTSFLSGLNYGLGFMLIHMLHFTVATKQPAMTAASFAEEVERTEKGRAVEQRLSRLLIDVGRSQSIAVFGNVSISIILAALIAFTFAKTTGTALLDENAVAYQIKSIQPFTQPTLLYAGIAGIWLFCSGIISGFFDNRANYLDLRRRLTVQPLLRKLLPSRPRAKLADYLHRQYGSLAGNFIFGMLLGMTGWVGHILGLPLDIRHVAFSSANIGYAAVSGNIGFLAFLWSLLGVLLIGVVNLWVSFTLALWVALRSRDAKIDSLSKLLKTVWAQIKANPLNLIFPVHAAGQLVKNTKQENHTADKS encoded by the coding sequence ATGAAAAAAAACGCATCCGCCCACCTGAAAAACTTATTGGTCGATTCTCTCGCACAACCCGAGTTTGCCGACACCTTGAAACATATAATCAGTTTTCTACGCCGCGGGAAGCCTACACAGGCCAATGAGCGTTTCGACATACTGTTAGAAATTCTGCAAAATAATCACGAAATCGGCACATGCTTCAGCGAACGGTTGCACCAATGGCTGTCAAGTATCCACGTTTATCCGGCCTTAGTCGGCTTGGGTATTTTTTCTCGCAACGGTTTCGGGCGCGAAATGGCGATGCGACTTTACGAACGCTTCTCCCCTTCATTTAAAGACTTGAAAAACCTCAAAGACGTTTTTCTATACCTTTTCCGTTCCGGCGACGATCAATGGTTACAAAATACCGGCTTGCGCCAATGGCTTAATCTTTACACGCTCGTTCATGAAAAAGCCGCCCCCTCACTAATCGAATCCAGCCGGCGCCAAATCACCCAGTCACGGTTGCATGCTTTGGAAATGCTCTCCATTTGGATAGCTGCCGAAGCATTGGAACCCGATCTGATCCGCTTAGAACCTAAGCTGTTGGAAGTTAACTCTGCATTTTTGGCACTTCAACACGAAGTCAACGATTTGATAGACCACTACCAACATAACGACACGCCTTACGATACCGCACATATCGAAGTTATGCTTCAGCAAAGCCGTGATACCGTTGCCCGGCTACGCCGAAAAGGCGCTGGAGCGGGTGCCGGGTCTTCCGTGAAAGTCGCCCACCTGCTTGAGCGTCTGTCCCAAACACTTGACCGCCTCAATCTACTGCTCGGCATTCAAACCCAAACGGATGATAGTAAGCGTATGCGCTTGAGCCTGCAGCTGCTCGACAACCTTACCATTGCAGCCGTAGAGCAGCACAGTACCTCTCTCTTGCGCCGCCGTAGCATCAAAATGCTGGCAAAAAGTATTACCGAAAATACCAGCGGGCGCGGAGAAAACTATATTACGCGCAACCGTAGCGAATATTGGCGGATGCTGCGATCGGCGGCAGGCGGCGGTGTTTTAATCGCTCTGATGGCATTAAATAAAATGCACATCGGCAATATGGGATTCGGTGAATTTACCACCTCGTTTCTGAGCGGCTTGAATTACGGGTTAGGCTTTATGCTGATTCATATGCTGCATTTTACGGTTGCTACCAAACAACCGGCAATGACTGCGGCAAGCTTTGCCGAAGAAGTTGAACGTACTGAAAAAGGCCGGGCAGTCGAACAAAGACTTTCCCGCCTATTGATAGACGTAGGCCGCTCGCAAAGTATCGCCGTATTTGGCAATGTCAGTATTTCTATCATTTTAGCTGCGCTCATCGCGTTTACTTTTGCTAAAACAACAGGCACTGCACTTCTTGATGAAAATGCGGTAGCTTATCAAATCAAGTCGATTCAACCCTTTACCCAGCCGACACTACTTTATGCGGGTATTGCCGGCATTTGGCTTTTCTGCTCGGGTATCATTTCCGGCTTTTTCGATAACCGTGCCAATTATCTTGACTTACGCCGCAGATTGACCGTGCAACCACTATTGCGCAAGCTGCTTCCGTCACGGCCTCGTGCCAAACTGGCCGATTACCTCCACCGCCAATACGGTTCGCTTGCCGGTAACTTTATTTTCGGTATGCTTTTGGGCATGACCGGGTGGGTAGGCCATATTTTAGGCCTCCCGCTAGATATTCGTCATGTGGCCTTTTCTTCAGCCAATATCGGCTATGCCGCTGTCAGCGGCAATATCGGCTTCTTGGCCTTTTTATGGAGCTTATTGGGGGTATTACTAATCGGGGTGGTCAATCTCTGGGTCAGCTTTACTCTCGCATTATGGGTTGCCCTTCGCTCACGAGATGCCAAAATCGACAGCCTTTCCAAATTACTAAAAACCGTTTGGGCCCAAATCAAAGCCAATCCGCTTAACCTTATTTTTCCGGTACATGCTGCAGGGCAACTGGTGAAAAATACCAAACAAGAAAACCATACAGCAGATAAATCTTAA
- the gatB gene encoding Asp-tRNA(Asn)/Glu-tRNA(Gln) amidotransferase subunit GatB — MTWETVIGLEIHVQLNTKSKIFSGASTAFGAEPNAHASVVECALPGVLPVMNREVVEKAIKLGLALDAKINQKNVFDRKNYFYPDLPKGYQISQLDLPIVEHGKLEIVVGDEVKTINVTRAHMEEDAGKSVHEGLNGATGIDLNRAGTPLLEVVSEPEMRSAAEAVAYAKALHGLVTWLDICDGNMAEGSFRIDANVSVRPKGQAEFGTRREIKNLNSFRFLEQAINYEVESQIEIIEDGGKVQQATMLFDPDKGETRVMRLKEDAHDYRYFPDPDLLPVIISDGQLNQAKAEMPELPKEMAARFVAEYGVSDYDARLLTASRQQAAFFETAALKSKQGKLVANWMNGEMAATLNKEGIELADSPIQAERLAGLVEKIADGTLSNKLAKQVFEAMWADTAVSAEQVIEAKGLKQITDTGAIEAMIDEVLANNQKAVEQFKSGNEKALNALVGQVMKASKGKANPAQVQELMKAKLA, encoded by the coding sequence ATGACTTGGGAAACCGTAATCGGACTGGAAATCCACGTCCAATTAAACACCAAATCCAAAATTTTCAGCGGTGCGTCAACCGCTTTCGGAGCGGAACCGAACGCACATGCCAGCGTGGTGGAATGCGCGTTACCGGGTGTATTGCCGGTGATGAACCGCGAGGTGGTTGAGAAAGCCATTAAATTAGGCTTGGCCTTGGATGCCAAAATTAATCAAAAAAACGTGTTCGACCGCAAAAATTATTTTTACCCCGATTTGCCTAAAGGCTATCAAATCAGCCAGTTGGACTTGCCGATTGTAGAGCACGGTAAGCTGGAAATCGTGGTAGGCGACGAAGTGAAAACCATCAATGTTACCCGTGCGCATATGGAGGAAGATGCGGGTAAATCGGTGCATGAAGGTTTAAACGGTGCAACCGGTATTGATTTAAACCGTGCCGGTACGCCTTTGCTTGAAGTGGTTTCAGAGCCGGAAATGCGTTCTGCGGCGGAAGCGGTGGCTTATGCCAAAGCCTTGCACGGTTTGGTTACTTGGTTGGATATTTGCGACGGTAATATGGCCGAAGGCTCGTTCCGTATTGATGCGAACGTGTCTGTACGCCCGAAAGGCCAAGCTGAGTTCGGTACGCGTCGTGAAATCAAAAACCTCAATTCGTTCCGCTTCTTGGAGCAGGCAATTAATTATGAGGTGGAAAGCCAAATCGAAATTATCGAAGACGGCGGTAAGGTACAGCAGGCTACCATGTTGTTCGACCCTGATAAGGGTGAAACCCGTGTGATGCGTTTGAAAGAAGATGCACACGATTACCGCTATTTCCCCGATCCTGATTTGCTTCCCGTAATTATTTCAGATGGCCAGTTAAACCAAGCAAAAGCGGAAATGCCTGAGTTGCCTAAAGAAATGGCAGCGCGTTTTGTGGCTGAATACGGTGTTAGTGATTATGATGCCCGTTTGCTGACAGCAAGCCGTCAACAGGCTGCTTTTTTTGAAACGGCTGCGCTCAAAAGTAAGCAAGGCAAGTTAGTGGCAAACTGGATGAACGGCGAGATGGCCGCTACCTTAAATAAAGAAGGTATCGAATTGGCCGATAGCCCGATTCAGGCTGAGCGTTTGGCGGGGTTGGTTGAAAAAATCGCCGATGGTACGTTGAGCAACAAATTGGCCAAGCAGGTATTTGAAGCTATGTGGGCGGATACTGCGGTGAGTGCCGAACAGGTGATTGAAGCAAAAGGCCTGAAACAAATTACCGATACCGGTGCCATTGAAGCCATGATAGATGAAGTGTTGGCTAATAACCAAAAAGCCGTAGAGCAGTTTAAGAGCGGTAATGAGAAAGCTTTGAATGCGTTGGTAGGTCAGGTGATGAAAGCCAGTAAAGGCAAGGCCAATCCGGCACAAGTGCAGGAGCTAATGAAGGCTAAATTGGCATAA
- a CDS encoding sodium-dependent transporter codes for MMKSVSWSSKIGFILSAAGSAIGLGAIWKFPYTAGTNGGAVFLLLFLIFTILIGLPVLLAEFYIGRKSGKNAIDAFKMLAPNSMWPWVGRIGVTACFILLSFYSVVGGWVLAYSIHALSGNIGANTDFGQLFEHTITHPIAAPAYQALFMLITVWVVQNGISNGIEKANRYLMPALFLLFLLLAVRSLTLPGAMEGVYFLFTPDWQYLNPQTMLIALGQAFFALSIGVSAMITYAAYLNDKQDTFRSAHSIMWLNLLVSVLAGLVIFPAVFAFGFKPDQGPGLIFIVLPAVFQKIPFGNIAFAIFILLVLFATLTSAFAMLETVIAALTRNDESKRRNTTRWIGAAIYLIGIPSALSFGLMKDWQLFGKTIFDLWDYLITALIMPLGALLIAVFVGWFQPKSGVLAHMKRGTTTPSWLADLWLAIVRFLAPLAILLVFVHTLGWL; via the coding sequence ATGATGAAATCTGTTTCGTGGTCCTCAAAAATCGGCTTTATATTATCTGCGGCCGGCTCAGCAATCGGCCTAGGTGCCATTTGGAAATTCCCTTATACCGCAGGCACTAACGGTGGTGCGGTATTCTTATTATTATTCTTAATTTTTACCATCTTAATTGGCTTGCCCGTACTATTGGCAGAATTCTATATTGGGCGAAAAAGCGGAAAAAATGCAATTGATGCATTCAAAATGCTTGCTCCAAACAGTATGTGGCCTTGGGTAGGAAGAATAGGAGTAACCGCTTGCTTTATCCTACTCTCTTTTTATAGCGTAGTGGGCGGTTGGGTATTAGCCTATTCTATTCATGCCTTAAGCGGCAATATTGGTGCCAATACAGATTTTGGTCAATTATTCGAACACACTATTACCCACCCAATCGCAGCTCCTGCTTATCAGGCTTTATTTATGCTCATTACCGTATGGGTGGTGCAAAACGGTATTTCAAACGGTATTGAAAAAGCCAACCGCTATCTGATGCCGGCTTTATTTCTTTTGTTTCTCTTGCTGGCAGTACGCTCACTCACCCTACCCGGAGCAATGGAAGGGGTATATTTCCTATTTACCCCGGATTGGCAATACCTTAATCCGCAAACGATGCTTATTGCTCTGGGGCAAGCCTTCTTTGCATTAAGTATCGGCGTATCGGCCATGATTACCTATGCCGCTTATTTGAATGATAAACAAGATACCTTCCGTTCTGCACATAGCATTATGTGGTTGAACCTTTTGGTATCTGTTCTTGCCGGTTTGGTTATTTTTCCTGCCGTATTCGCTTTCGGCTTTAAACCTGATCAAGGCCCCGGTTTGATTTTTATTGTTTTACCTGCCGTATTTCAAAAAATTCCATTCGGAAATATAGCATTTGCCATTTTTATCCTCTTGGTGCTTTTTGCTACCCTCACATCTGCTTTTGCCATGCTAGAAACCGTTATTGCCGCTCTCACCCGTAATGATGAAAGCAAAAGACGCAATACCACCCGCTGGATAGGGGCGGCAATTTACCTCATTGGGATCCCCTCGGCATTGTCGTTCGGCCTGATGAAAGATTGGCAACTTTTCGGTAAAACCATTTTTGATTTATGGGACTACCTGATTACAGCCTTGATTATGCCTTTGGGTGCGCTGCTTATTGCGGTTTTTGTCGGCTGGTTCCAACCCAAATCCGGTGTACTGGCACACATGAAACGCGGCACAACAACCCCCTCTTGGTTAGCTGATCTCTGGCTGGCAATCGTCCGTTTTTTGGCTCCGTTGGCTATTTTATTGGTCTTTGTACATACACTTGGTTGGTTGTAA
- a CDS encoding isochorismatase family protein: protein MTIVAIDIQPQCRFACQAANDMPAISHPEQIVPELNRQAKLADKRILVENRSKFPGTTLCDTLLENYHRSHPCHNSKSSFFQRIYECRGQNLFPGIPCSADYDQVIETHTSTTRSACFYDALKHHNTDLFLYLIRSRAHTVIIGGLATEFAVRNTALDLAKSDRWQVIVNLSACRGYAPDAVIETIATLRRHGVKVVTDTNELTRLLEKNQTMQQCAKAS, encoded by the coding sequence ATGACTATAGTTGCCATTGACATCCAACCACAATGTCGGTTTGCCTGCCAAGCAGCAAACGATATGCCAGCTATTTCACACCCGGAACAAATCGTACCCGAGCTCAACCGCCAAGCGAAATTGGCAGATAAGCGCATTTTGGTAGAAAACCGCTCAAAGTTTCCGGGCACAACTTTATGCGATACCTTGTTGGAGAACTATCACCGCTCCCATCCCTGCCATAACAGCAAAAGCAGTTTCTTTCAGCGCATTTACGAATGCCGCGGTCAAAATTTGTTTCCTGGAATTCCGTGCTCTGCGGATTACGATCAAGTTATTGAAACTCACACTTCGACTACCCGTAGTGCCTGTTTTTATGATGCATTAAAACATCACAATACCGATCTTTTCCTATACCTTATCCGTAGTCGTGCACACACGGTCATCATTGGCGGCCTAGCTACTGAATTCGCCGTACGCAATACCGCATTGGATTTGGCAAAATCAGACCGCTGGCAAGTAATCGTTAACTTATCGGCCTGCAGAGGCTATGCTCCCGATGCAGTTATAGAAACCATTGCCACTTTGCGCCGCCATGGTGTAAAAGTAGTTACAGATACCAATGAGCTGACGCGGCTTTTAGAAAAAAACCAAACTATGCAACAATGTGCTAAAGCTTCTTAA